In the genome of Paenibacillus pabuli, the window TAATGAAAACTGGCAGACGATTCTAAGTCTGTTCGGTGAACTGACAGGAAAGCGAGATGAGGCCAAACAGATTATTGCGGATTATCATCGACGTACTGCTTTGCTGTCTGAAGAACTGGCTACGGTATTGGAAGGTGAAAGTGTGGCACTGATCCGTCCGCTGGACTCTCTCGTTCGCGTCCATTCCGCCGCTCATCGCACAGGTGCTGTGCTGTACCGTGATCTAGGTCTGCCCGTTCCGCTGTTTGTAGCAGATACCTCCGACACGGCCTATCATATCTCGGTTGAGAGGTCATCTTTTGTCTCAGGTAAGAGAGAAGTAAGTTTCTTTATCTGAATAGTATGTTTCATACGATTTAATATAGTCAAAATTCACAATGCAGACCTTATGAATACTAGATCAATAGTACACTAAAGAAAAATCAAAAAAATATGCTTGAAGTCCTAAAAATAGTTCATAAAGCACAGGAATTCTCTTCGAGAATGTCGCAAAATGGGTTTTATCTAAGTAGAAAAGGAGATATATTATCCATCGAATATGAGAGCACATTGATTAGATATAGTCTGATGCTTACCTTACAGCAATGGTTACACATTCAGGATTAAATCTAAATGACAGGGGAGTAGTCAATGAAGAACTTATTACGTAATTTGATGGTCCTGCTTACCATTGCATTAACCTTCCAGACGGGACTCGGTAATTATATTACACCGACCACCTTTGCAGCCGCGGGTCCTGTATTGTCTGTAACTGGAGGTTCGGCTTCATTCGTGGCTGGAAATAATTCGTCCTCAACTCCGGTTGCTGTCGACTCTGGCATAACGGTAACCGCGGATAGCAGCACTACGCTTGCAAGCGCAACAGTGGCGATTACAGGAAATTTTCATTCTTCAGAGGATGTACTGAGTTTCATCAATGACGGGTTGACCATGGGGAATATAACAGCCAGTTATAATACATCTACCGGTGTGCTGACGCTGACATCAGCGGACGCAACGTTGGCGCAGTGGCAAGCCGCTTTGAGATCAATTACTTATACAGATACAGCGCTCAGGCCAAATACGGCGACGCGTACGGTTAGCTTCACTGTGACGGACGACGTCAATACAAGTAGTACGGCGACACGAACGGTGACGGTGACGGTGACGGATGCGGACCAGACACCGATCGTAACCACGAATGGTGGTTCGACCGCCTACACCGCCGGCACAACGGGAGTCACATTGGATGCCGGGGTGACGATATCCGATCTGAATAATGGAACGCTGGCAAGCGCGAGGGTATCCATTGGAAGCGGTTTTCAATCCGGAGATGTGCTGGCTTACACCAATGATGAGGCGACGATGGGAAATATTACGGCGAGTTATGATGCTTTCACTGGCGTGCTGACGCTGATATCATCAGACGCAACCGCAACGCTGGCGCAGTGGCAGAGTGCGTTGAGGGGAATTACGTTCTTGAGCACGAGCACAACGCCAGGGCAACGCATCATTAGCTACGCGGTAAGCGATGGAACGAAGACCAGCGCTGCTGCTACACATACAGTAGAAGTAACTGTGATGATGCCTCCGAGTTTGACCACAAGCAGCGGTTCGGCTTCATTCGTGGCTGGAGATAATGCAGCCTCGACTCCGGTCGCTATCGACCCCGGCATAACGGTAAGCGCAGATAGCAGCACTACGCTTGCAAGCGCAACAGTGGCGATCACAGGTAATTTTCATGCTGGAGAGGATGTACTGAGTTTCATCAATGACGGGCTGACCATGGGTAATATAACAGCCAGTTATAATGCAGTTTCTGGTGTACTGACGATGACATCAGCGGGTGCAATTGCAACGTTGGCGCAGTGGCAAGCCGCGTTGAGATCAATAACTTATACAGATACAGCGATCACGCCAAGTACGGCGACGCGTACAATTAGCTACAGTGTGACGGACCGCGTCAATGCAAGCAATACGGCGACACGAACTGTAACGGTGACGGCTACGGACCAGACACCGATCGTGACCACGAATGGTGGTTCGACCAATTACATTTCTGTGAATGGTACAGCTTCGACTCCGGTGGCTATGGACAACGGTCTGACGATATCAGACCTGGACAATACGACATTGAGCAGCGCAACGGTTAGCATCACGAGCCATTTCGACGCGGGAAAAGATATACTGGCTTACACCAATGATGGGGCGCCGATGGGAAATATTACGGCGAGTTATGATGCTTTCACTGGCGTGCTGACGCTGACATCATCAGGTGCAACCGCAACGCTGGCGCAGTGGCAGCGTGCGTTGAGAGGAATTACGTTCTCGAGCACGAGCGCAACGCCAGGGCAACGCATCATTAGCTACGCCGTAAGCGATGGAACGAAGACCAGCGCTGCTGCTGCACATACAGTGGAAGTAACTGTGATCATGCCTCCCAGTCTGACCACAAGCAGCGGTTCGACTTCATTCTTCGCTGGAGATAACAAGATATCGACTCCGGTCGCTATCGACTCCGGTATAACGGTAACCGCAGATAGCAGTACTACTCTTGAAAGCGCAACAGTGGCGATTACAGGAAATTTTCATTCTTCAGAGGATGTACTGAGTTTCATCAATGACGGGCTGACCATGGGGAATATAACAGCCAGTTATAATACATCTACCGGTGTGCTGACGCTAACATCAGCGGACGCAACCGCAACGTTGGCGCAGTGGCAGAACGCTTTGCACGCAGTTACTTACAATAATACAGCCGTCACTCCGATTACGACGACACGCACGATCAGCTTCACTGTAAGCGATGGTACCAATAATAGCAGCATCGCAACAAAGAGTATTACCTTGCATGCATTAAGCAGTTTAAAGGCCAATTCGAATACGTTAAGCGTACCGACCGGGCAGACGGCATCCGTAGGGATTACAGCTATTTTTTCAAATCAGGCGCATATAGATGTGACCTCATCGGTAACCTGGACCGTTCGAAATCCGGCAATCGCTAATGTTACCAGCGGAAGGGTTACAGGCAAGACCCCGGGCAGTACTGTCGTAAGTGCTGTCTATGGAACCCAATCGGTAGATATAAACGTAACAGTAACCGGCACACCAGTTTCGGGGTCAGAATCTTCTCCGAGCAGTTCAACCAATACGGGTAGTTCAACAACCAATACAAGCACTTCAATCAATACGAACACCCCGGCCCAATCGGGCCCTTCAACGCCGCCTACTCAGGAAACCAAGACTTTTTACGATCTTGTTGAACCCGATCGGCTCGCAGCTTATATACAAGATGCATTGGCCGGTAACTCTGTAACGTTCCAGGATGCGGCGTCCCACTGGGCTTCCAAAGATATTTTATCCGCTGCCAAGATAGGTATAATTAACGGCTACCCAGACGGCAGATTCAGACCGGATGCTTCTATTACGAGAGCAGAGTTCAGCACAATTCTTGTTAAAGCATTTGCCTTACGTTCAGGAAGCGGGACGATTGAGTTACGGGATATTCGGACTTCCTGGGCTCGAGAATCTATAGAAATTCTTGCTTCCAATGGAGTTATCAACGGTTACTCTGACGGAACGTTCCACGCTGACCAGAGGATTACACGAGCCGAGATGGTTGCCATGATTTCGAAAATTCTGATTTTTCAGAACATTCAATCTGGCGATGCCGCAACATTCGTTGATGTAGTACCCCAGCATTGGGCTAAGGAGATCATTGAATTGGCCGCTAAGGCCGGAATTATCGAGGGGAAGGGCGAGAATCGGTTTGAACCGGACGCTAACCTCACGAGGGCGGAGGCCTTAACGGTTATAATGCGCATGCTGAGAGAGAATCCAACGATAAATAAATTGCTGGGTTAACCATGAAATAGCTTATAGCTTTTAAATTTGAACGGACGTAAGACAAAGATTTGGTATTATCCCCTCATGGTAGACAGGTGTAAAGATATAACCTGCTACAGTGAGGGGCATTTTTATGTGTACAGTTATACAATACGAGTTGTGATTTTAATAGCCCCATTAATAAAATGATAAAATCAGAAACCGTTCCTTGGTAATGTGGGGTGTTGGCAGCCACGTACCAAAGGATGGTTTTTTTGTAGTTTTTGATTACCTAACAGAATCATATTAATAACAGACATTATTGGTCCACGTAAACGTCATATTGGCAGAAGAATTATATAAAATATGGATATATGTTAGAGTAATAGAAAGTAGAACCATTGTGGATAACAGGATGCAGGACCCATGAAGTGGAGGGAGATTAGATAACAATTCACGCATTGGGCATAAGCCTTTAAGCTGGCAAGAGCCGGATATACAGCCTAGATGGTCGTTAATACAGGAACATGATCAGAAATGAATTGCACAAATACGAGGTGATGGAATGAGAAAAAATATTGCAATAATTACACTAATGGTTGGATTGATCATAAGCCTTTACTTTAACTATCAATTCAAAGCGTACAAAGACAATCAAAAGGTTGATTACGCGATTAAACTAAATCATGGAACGCAAATTGGTATAAAAGAATCAATTCAAAATTTAGAGTATGTGATAAAAAGTTTAGAGGACAATTCTTCGAAGGAAACAGTCATATACACATTAGGGAATCTGGCAGTATCTTTGAAAGTGGGTGAAGAGTCGTTCATCTTTCTGGATTCCGATTTCAAGGAAGATCACTCATCATCAACCTATTTAATCTATAGTGTGTTTAGAGATATGTATTGGTATATAAGAGCAGATATCACAGACGATATTTTATCGAATAAGGTGTCGCTAGCAAAAGAATCGAGAAATCAACTTATTCAGGATTTAGGAGTGCTTAAACAAGATTTGGAGTCTATTGATAGTCAATTTAGCGAGGATATTCTGAAAGAACAAAGTCCTAAGTGGATTGAAAATAAATGGAAAGAGTTAATTGGAGAGATTGTAAATCGAAATTCGGATGTTAAGTTACATGAAAGAATTAAGGTGAAGTACAACTTATAATTAGTTTCTGGAAAGGAGAAATATCTTAATGTCAGTCTAAGGTAAAAGGAGAGAATGTGAATGAACAACAACAATTCTCATCAATGCAACCTAAATATAAGGTATGATCTGCCTGATGAGGTATGGGATAAAGTTTCAAAAGTGTATGAGCGTATGCCAGGGTGGATTGGTTATAAAAAGGGAATTCCATATTGGTTTGGGTCTGAAGAGGATGATGTTTTTATTGAAGCATCCGTTGAGCCTAGTGGATTATCATTTTATGCACAGATGAATAATGATGATTGGACTTCTTGGATAGAAACGTTCAAATTGGAAGCGTCAAAAATATTAGGTTTTGATGTTGGTGAACCTGAAGATGGATATATGTGATGAATGAAGGATATTTATAAGAAATAATAATGCGAGTAAAATCGTTCGATCCAACTGTGCGGATTTCCCCAGACGAAGTACCAGTTGGTTCAATCGTCTACTGCTATCCATTAGGATAAGTTGATCAGAAGATATGGAATTCATACTATTGGATTATCCGTTTGCAAGGTTACACAACAAATTGAAAAACATTGATCTGACTATTTTCATAGATACACCGCTTGATATAGCTGATATCAAGGATATATCAAGGATATTCCGGGAGAGGAGATGGTAATTCTGGACCAACAGGAGTATGGCCGCTATTTATTAGCAATGGGCGGAGAAGAATTTATGCCAGAAGATGATGAGCAGGTAGAAGCAGACCAACTTTATGGTTTTTTTCAGTGGTTTATGCCATCGGGAGCAGGTGTTGAACGTGTGTTTGAGCCGATTCCAGACGGTCAGCGTTTCTTGAACAGAATACGTCCGATCTATGAGATGTTGAATCCCGAAGACTTCGCTGGCGAATATGTGCCAGGTTATTTCAACGGTGGACATGAGGATGCTTCCGAGACAACGTTGCGTGGTCTGGGGGAGAAACTAATTCAAGGGTTGAAGCGCCTATTCTCCATGGTATCGGAGGAAGAGGAAGCGGCGGACGTGGCAAAAGAAGCGTTGCAAGATTTGGCATGTCTGTCGGAGGTTATTGTGCTGCCGCCAAGTGAGATTGGCAAGTTAGAGCAACGAGCGATTCAAGGCACGGATGAAGAAGATAGCGATGCAGTTTATGAAGCGCTCGGAGAGCTTATTAGTTCACGTAGTGACTACGATGAAGCTATCGAAATATTGAGCGAAGCGTACTATTCCATCGCTTGCGATTATTGGGTAGCCTATTACTTGCAATGGCCCCGCTATCAAGGTTTGCAGGAAGCAGAAAACTGCCTGTATCCATACTTTGAGCTATACCGCTACGGTTATAACCTTCATTGGACTCAAACGAAGTTATACATTGGCAAACGTTAAGGAACGTTTGGATTGTTTTTATGATCAATCTGGTATGGAGTAAATTCTGGAAGGGGGCAAAATATGTTTGCGGAGCTCTTTAACAGACTCGGTATTCATTTACCTGTTGCAATCGTTGGAGAGTTAGAAGCTCATCTTCAAAAACAGAAGGATCACAAGTTCTTGTTCAGACTAATGGAGTCGGACGAGATCGTTGAATCATTGGATCATATGGCTGGAATAGAGATATATCAAACAATGATACCTTTGTGGACAGATGACCATTCGAACTACATAGGCTTACATGTGCAAGGTGCATGCCAAAAGAGGATAAGTTATATCAGCCATGAGGAAACGGATATAGCGCCAGCTTACAGAAGTGTAAGTTCATTCATACGTGAACTGGAACGAAATCCTCATCAGGATTGGGATGAATTGAAGAAAGACTATCCCAGCGATATCGAACTCAGTAGAGATCAGATAAATGAAGACTTAACTTGTATTCATGAGTTGAACGATGTAATTGAGTCTGATCAACGATTAAATGACGATGTTCGTTGTCAGTACATTTATTGCATTATGGCATTAACCCCGAAAAGCCATCTGAATTCTCTGATGAAATATGTAGATGATGAAGATATGTATGTTCAAGAGAGAGCATGCGAGATTATGGGGTTCCATCGTTACACGCCGGCTAGAGAAAAATTAGTAGAAGTCTCCAAAGAAGGAATGCATAATGGAAAACTAGCGGCCAAACGAGCATTAGCCCAAATGAGAGATCAACGAAAAAAGGATGAGTAAAGAGTCTGTTTACTCCCATATGGAATCGTGACTTTTGGAATCATCTGACGTTAATCTCATTAGAGCACACGGGCCTGCATGTATAGTCCCCAGTTCGTTCTGTGCGGAGTTCCCCCAGGAAGAAGCATTAGAAAAGTTCTTGGTTTCCCAGTTTGAAAGCTACAACCAACGTTGTGCTACCCGTTGTCATATTGGCTTCGATCAAGCATGTGCAGAACTGCTAGTCATGTTCACCACAATAGAGTGCATCACTCTACATAAGAAAAGGTTATTTCATTTACACAAAAATTTTGACGCTGCCTATTTTTTATCTAAATAAGGGGTAAATCAAATGGTTCCAATTAGGATGTCTTCGGCCCCTTTCCCTGAGTTAACCGTTGGTCTGCCGCGTGTTGGTGCCGAAATTGTCCCGGGGTAAGTCCTGTTCTGGCCTTGAATATTTTGTTGAAATAGCTGACGTTTGCATACCCAATCTCCCGGCAAACCTCTTCTACGGAAGCATCGGTCTGCTTCAACAGCTCCATGGCACGCTTGATGCGCAGCTGGATGAGATAGTCATTAACCGTCATGCCCGTTGACTCCTTGAAGATGCGACCCAAGTAGGAAGTGCTGCGTTTTACGTGTTCTGCCACGTTATCCACAGAGATATTCTTATTGTAATGGTTGTCCATGAATTCGGTTGCCAGCTGAAGGGTCACGTCCGTCATTTTGGAGCGCTTCTCCCGGTGGTAGTCGATGATCTTGCTGCATATCGTTAACACACATGTCTCCATATCCTGAACGGTTTCGGCACGTGCCAGAGCATCGGTATAGGACGATCCTTCACCGATAACAGCGGTCACCTCGCCGCCAGTCTGGACGAGTGTTTTAACCAGCTCCCCGCTCAATTGAACATACAGCTGATGAATATTGGCCTTGCCCAGCCTTTGCTTTAGCACCTCCCGGGTGATGGCCCGGATCACGGCAGTACACTCCTCTTTATCCGTCTTGAGCAGGGATTGCTGCAGCTTCGTTTCGAGTTCATACGGATAATAGTAGGAACCTTCTTCCGTTTTCCATTCATCAAGGATCGAATAGGGCAGAATTTCGCCCTTCCCAATGTAGATTTTCATATTTAGTGCCTCTTGAGTCTCGTTGTAAGCTGCACGCACGGCTTGTTCTCCGGCGTGAATGCGGCTGACAGCGATGGTTACAGAGATCCCATAACGACTGAGAAAATATGATTTGAGGCTTCTGGCTTGTTCCACAGGAAAGGTATCATTGGCATCCGGATGTAAGGAGAGAAGGATGACCGTGTGCCTGCTGTCTTTGACAAAAATTTCTCCGTTGATATCCTTTCCCAGCTCTTCCATCAGGCCGTACTGGAGCAGATGGGAATGGAATATATCCTCCGATCCCCTCAACGGCTGATGCTCCTCGAGTTCAAGGGTCAGGATGGCAAAACGATTGAAATCAAGCTGTAATCCAAGCAGCTCTGCCGCATGGTCCGGTCTGTCTGCTGCTTCTTCCTGTACGTTGCCCTGGATTAGATCGTTCAAATACTTTTCCTTAATGGCCGTGCGATTTCCGGTGAGGAGTTCATCCACTTTCAGCTTTTCTTTGATTAAAATATCGCGGTTACGTGTCATCTGCTCAAAGGAATGACGGATAAATCCGGCTTCATCCTTGCTGCTGGGAGCGCCGGATCTGTCGCGCCGTTCGGATTCTTCTGAGCTTACAATATAGGAGATCACACTTTGCAGCGGGCGATATAATCTTCTCGATAAAACATAGGAAATAGCAACAGCCGCTGTTATATATAGGATGGCGACTGTCCAAATGAGGACCTTAATTCGGTTCATACCTTGCAGAAGGACGGATCGTTCGGTGATATCGACGAATCGCCAGCCTGTCATATTTGATGCAGTGTAGGATACGATCTGATCGGAATCCCCAATATAGTAGCCGCTCTCCGATGTTCCCTGCCCTGCATCCCATTGCTGAAGAAGGGCTTCTCTGTCATGAGCATCGGAATAGAGGAGTTCACCCTGTGGCCCAATGACCATGATGGTGCCTTTCTTGCTATTGTAATGACTTAAGTAGTCAGCGAAGAGTCGATCCAGATTCAAATTAATGACGATCGCACCCTCCACTTGGCCAATCAGTGGCATCTTCTGAATCAGGGAGGTCGCAGGATGATCCGGAGAAAATCCATTTGATCTTCCCGTTAACCAGACGGTACGAGATGCTGAGTCTTGATTTAAGGTATCCAGCCAGGACTGGTCAGCAAAGTCGGATATAGGAGATGTCTTTATCTCCGGACGTGATGTCAGGACAAGTTCAAGCGGGGCGTAGTATAGATAGATGGAATCGATGTAGGGACTGAGCTTTTTTTGCTCTTCTACAAGAGTGGATAGATCAATTAATGAACTTACAGAGAGCTTGCCTCCGATGGTATGGTACACATAGGATTGAGCCATCAGCAGACTATTGGCCGCATTTCCGATGGTGGTCAGCTCCTTATGAATCAGCTCCTTCTGCTGAGTCAAGACAGATTCATTATAACTGATGGCATTACGAACACTGTTATCAGCCGAAATCATGTAAGTGACCGAAGAAATGAGAACAACAGTGATTAAAGCTATGGCAGTCATCGATAGGAGCAGTTTCACGAACATGGAGTTATTTTTCATGGCTAAAAGTCCCCTCATGGCAATCCCCTCCTCACCTCAGATGTGGTAGCGCTTACAATAAAATTCGATGATCTCAACAGTTGTGCAGTCCATTATATATCACACCAGCGGAATTAGAACAGATCGAAATTGAAAAACATACAAAAAACGGAATAACGTCAGTGACTCTACGCGGCTTCTGAAGCCAAAAACATAAAAAAAATGGAATGAGAGGATTGTGCACCGGAAGGTATAAAGCTTAAATTTTAAGTATGTAAAAACCGTCTCCAATACCCGGCCGGGTCGTTATGCAGGATGCGGGATTCTCGAATACTAAACCAATCCAACAACAGGGGGTAGGTTCTTTTGCGTAAAAGAATCAAATTTGTAAGCGTTATCTTACTGGCTGTAAGTTTAACGGCAAGCTTGCTTACCGGATGCACTTCCGAGACGAACTCCTCAAGCCCGAGTTCAAATGCAGGAGAAACGCCAGGAGCAAACTCCGATCCGATCGAAATCTCCTGGGGCATTCATTTTGCCGCAGATGGAGTTGTCAATGACTCGGTGGTTCAGAAATGGCTGGAGCAGAAGTTTAATGTAAAGATCAAACCCGTGAAGGTAACGGACGCCAGTATCGCTTCCGGGGATATACCAGACATATTTATGCTCGGTGATCCTTCTAATGTAATCGCTTACCAGAATCAGGGCGTGTTAATGAGCATTGATCAGAACATGTTGAAGGAGAAAATGCCGGAGTATTACGCGGATATTGAGAAAAAGAAAGAGCTTTTTCAGACCGTTACCGTTAATAACGAGCTGTGGGCTATCCCGATGTTTATCGATTTGAAGCCTTACGATCTGGGGATGTTGTGGCGTAAGGATTGGCTGGATCAGGTCGGCATTCAGAAAGTCCCGGAGACGTTGGATGAATTCGAGGAAGCCGTTTATGCCTTTGCACAAAAGGATCCGGACGGTAACGGTATGAAGGATACGTACGGGTTGACAGGAACGGCTACGTCCACGTGGTCATCCGGGTTCTATTCCATCTTCGGTGCATTCGGTGTGGAGCCGACGATGTGGATGGAGAGAGATGGTCAGATTGTAAATGGATCGATCATGCCTGAGACCAAGGAAGCCTTGGCGAAGCTGCGCAAATGGTATGCGGATGGGGTCATCGATCCGGAATTTATTACAGATACACAGGATTCATATCGTAAGAAACTGTATAACAACCGGATCGGCGTCATTGAAGAGCAGATCAGCAAAGGCGCTCTACCGGAATCGGCAACAGTCAAGGAAATGCTGGCACTAAATCCGGATGCCAAGATGGCATTTTCCAAAAATCCGAAGGGACCTGGCGGTGACGGCTCCTGGGATTGGGGAATCAAGAGCAATTTCCTGGTTATCGGCAGCAAAGTCAAGGATCAGCCTGAGAAGCTTGAGAAGCTGTTCGAAATTTTACAGGCACAGAGCAATGATGAAGAGACCATCAATATGACCAGCCTTGGTGTAAAGGGGGAGCAATGGGATTTTGCTGAAAGCGGTGCTACCTCAGGGGCGACGACATTCCTGCCTGGATTCGATAAGCAGGAGCAGCGTGATCAACTGGGAATCCGCCTGTTCTCTTTTGGTAACATTACCACCCAGGCTTATCGGGACAAATATTCCGATCCGAAGCTGAATGAGGCGGTCAAAACGTATTCATCGGCTCCAAGATGGACCGATGCGCTGCTATTCTCTGTGCTGCCTTCGGACGGAAAATACAAACAGGAATTGACGTCACTCATGCAAAAATATTTCGCACAAATCATCAGCGGCGAAATTCCTCTGACTGAGTTTGATACATTCGTAACGGAATGGAAGGCAAAAGGCGGCGATGAATTAACGAAGGAAGCCAATGAAATGTACCAAGCACAATTCAAAAAATAACCCTGACTTGGCTAGGCCACCCGTGAGGGCGTAATCATCCCTTGCGGGAGGGCTGGCGGTTTGGTTTAACAAGGAAGTGCGCCATGAAAACGATAAAAAAACACGGAGAGCTGCTTCTACTATTTCTATTCGCCTTCGCATTCTTCGTCGTATTTAAATACGGCCCATTATATGGAGTCGTCATTGCCTTCAAGGATTTCCGGGTCGTCGACGGGATATGGGGAAGTCCGTGGGTCGGATTCCGCCATTTTCAAGAAATATTTCAGAATGGTGACTTTTATCGATTACTTAAAAACACCCTGCTCCTGAATTTGTATCAGATGATCTTTGCTTTTCCCGCACCAATCATACTGGCGATATTGCTTAACGAGGTGAGGTCAAGGTATTTCCAGCGGTTCATCCAGACGACCATGTACTTGCCTCATTTCGTATCGTGGGTCGTCATGTCCGGGCTGATTATTTATTTTCTCTCTCCAACGTCCGGCGTTGTAGGGGAAATTGTGAAGTGGTTTGGAGGGGAACCTGTCTTTTATATGGGAAAGAAGGAATATTTCCGCCCGATTGTGGTCATTTCTTCGATCCTCAAGGATATCGGCTGGGGCTCGATTATCTACTTTGCTGCTTTGGC includes:
- a CDS encoding S-layer homology domain-containing protein produces the protein MKNLLRNLMVLLTIALTFQTGLGNYITPTTFAAAGPVLSVTGGSASFVAGNNSSSTPVAVDSGITVTADSSTTLASATVAITGNFHSSEDVLSFINDGLTMGNITASYNTSTGVLTLTSADATLAQWQAALRSITYTDTALRPNTATRTVSFTVTDDVNTSSTATRTVTVTVTDADQTPIVTTNGGSTAYTAGTTGVTLDAGVTISDLNNGTLASARVSIGSGFQSGDVLAYTNDEATMGNITASYDAFTGVLTLISSDATATLAQWQSALRGITFLSTSTTPGQRIISYAVSDGTKTSAAATHTVEVTVMMPPSLTTSSGSASFVAGDNAASTPVAIDPGITVSADSSTTLASATVAITGNFHAGEDVLSFINDGLTMGNITASYNAVSGVLTMTSAGAIATLAQWQAALRSITYTDTAITPSTATRTISYSVTDRVNASNTATRTVTVTATDQTPIVTTNGGSTNYISVNGTASTPVAMDNGLTISDLDNTTLSSATVSITSHFDAGKDILAYTNDGAPMGNITASYDAFTGVLTLTSSGATATLAQWQRALRGITFSSTSATPGQRIISYAVSDGTKTSAAAAHTVEVTVIMPPSLTTSSGSTSFFAGDNKISTPVAIDSGITVTADSSTTLESATVAITGNFHSSEDVLSFINDGLTMGNITASYNTSTGVLTLTSADATATLAQWQNALHAVTYNNTAVTPITTTRTISFTVSDGTNNSSIATKSITLHALSSLKANSNTLSVPTGQTASVGITAIFSNQAHIDVTSSVTWTVRNPAIANVTSGRVTGKTPGSTVVSAVYGTQSVDINVTVTGTPVSGSESSPSSSTNTGSSTTNTSTSINTNTPAQSGPSTPPTQETKTFYDLVEPDRLAAYIQDALAGNSVTFQDAASHWASKDILSAAKIGIINGYPDGRFRPDASITRAEFSTILVKAFALRSGSGTIELRDIRTSWARESIEILASNGVINGYSDGTFHADQRITRAEMVAMISKILIFQNIQSGDAATFVDVVPQHWAKEIIELAAKAGIIEGKGENRFEPDANLTRAEALTVIMRMLRENPTINKLLG
- a CDS encoding oxidoreductase — protein: MRKNIAIITLMVGLIISLYFNYQFKAYKDNQKVDYAIKLNHGTQIGIKESIQNLEYVIKSLEDNSSKETVIYTLGNLAVSLKVGEESFIFLDSDFKEDHSSSTYLIYSVFRDMYWYIRADITDDILSNKVSLAKESRNQLIQDLGVLKQDLESIDSQFSEDILKEQSPKWIENKWKELIGEIVNRNSDVKLHERIKVKYNL
- a CDS encoding HEAT repeat domain-containing protein; this encodes MFAELFNRLGIHLPVAIVGELEAHLQKQKDHKFLFRLMESDEIVESLDHMAGIEIYQTMIPLWTDDHSNYIGLHVQGACQKRISYISHEETDIAPAYRSVSSFIRELERNPHQDWDELKKDYPSDIELSRDQINEDLTCIHELNDVIESDQRLNDDVRCQYIYCIMALTPKSHLNSLMKYVDDEDMYVQERACEIMGFHRYTPAREKLVEVSKEGMHNGKLAAKRALAQMRDQRKKDE
- a CDS encoding helix-turn-helix domain-containing protein — protein: MRGLLAMKNNSMFVKLLLSMTAIALITVVLISSVTYMISADNSVRNAISYNESVLTQQKELIHKELTTIGNAANSLLMAQSYVYHTIGGKLSVSSLIDLSTLVEEQKKLSPYIDSIYLYYAPLELVLTSRPEIKTSPISDFADQSWLDTLNQDSASRTVWLTGRSNGFSPDHPATSLIQKMPLIGQVEGAIVINLNLDRLFADYLSHYNSKKGTIMVIGPQGELLYSDAHDREALLQQWDAGQGTSESGYYIGDSDQIVSYTASNMTGWRFVDITERSVLLQGMNRIKVLIWTVAILYITAAVAISYVLSRRLYRPLQSVISYIVSSEESERRDRSGAPSSKDEAGFIRHSFEQMTRNRDILIKEKLKVDELLTGNRTAIKEKYLNDLIQGNVQEEAADRPDHAAELLGLQLDFNRFAILTLELEEHQPLRGSEDIFHSHLLQYGLMEELGKDINGEIFVKDSRHTVILLSLHPDANDTFPVEQARSLKSYFLSRYGISVTIAVSRIHAGEQAVRAAYNETQEALNMKIYIGKGEILPYSILDEWKTEEGSYYYPYELETKLQQSLLKTDKEECTAVIRAITREVLKQRLGKANIHQLYVQLSGELVKTLVQTGGEVTAVIGEGSSYTDALARAETVQDMETCVLTICSKIIDYHREKRSKMTDVTLQLATEFMDNHYNKNISVDNVAEHVKRSTSYLGRIFKESTGMTVNDYLIQLRIKRAMELLKQTDASVEEVCREIGYANVSYFNKIFKARTGLTPGQFRHQHAADQRLTQGKGPKTS
- a CDS encoding extracellular solute-binding protein, giving the protein MRKRIKFVSVILLAVSLTASLLTGCTSETNSSSPSSNAGETPGANSDPIEISWGIHFAADGVVNDSVVQKWLEQKFNVKIKPVKVTDASIASGDIPDIFMLGDPSNVIAYQNQGVLMSIDQNMLKEKMPEYYADIEKKKELFQTVTVNNELWAIPMFIDLKPYDLGMLWRKDWLDQVGIQKVPETLDEFEEAVYAFAQKDPDGNGMKDTYGLTGTATSTWSSGFYSIFGAFGVEPTMWMERDGQIVNGSIMPETKEALAKLRKWYADGVIDPEFITDTQDSYRKKLYNNRIGVIEEQISKGALPESATVKEMLALNPDAKMAFSKNPKGPGGDGSWDWGIKSNFLVIGSKVKDQPEKLEKLFEILQAQSNDEETINMTSLGVKGEQWDFAESGATSGATTFLPGFDKQEQRDQLGIRLFSFGNITTQAYRDKYSDPKLNEAVKTYSSAPRWTDALLFSVLPSDGKYKQELTSLMQKYFAQIISGEIPLTEFDTFVTEWKAKGGDELTKEANEMYQAQFKK
- a CDS encoding ABC transporter permease, which gives rise to MKTIKKHGELLLLFLFAFAFFVVFKYGPLYGVVIAFKDFRVVDGIWGSPWVGFRHFQEIFQNGDFYRLLKNTLLLNLYQMIFAFPAPIILAILLNEVRSRYFQRFIQTTMYLPHFVSWVVMSGLIIYFLSPTSGVVGEIVKWFGGEPVFYMGKKEYFRPIVVISSILKDIGWGSIIYFAALAAINPELHESAVIDGANRWQRIIRINIPSIMPTVAIMFILSLGGFLSANFEQIINLLNPVNYETGDVIDTYVYRVGLQQFQYSYTAAIGLFKSLVGLLLILGANLTVRKLSRGESGLW